A region of Ornithodoros turicata isolate Travis chromosome 5, ASM3712646v1, whole genome shotgun sequence DNA encodes the following proteins:
- the LOC135394467 gene encoding leukocyte elastase inhibitor-like has protein sequence MACIPTTPLLNFALDIYKHIQVEHASESGNVFCSPFSIAAALAMTVAGARGNTADEIMSAMRVESGFPLHKHFSQLRDCFKKFTPDTTLHIANRIFLEETFDPVQDFCKLLKDFYDTTTVSVNFRSDVEGSRKQINLWVDEATEGKIRDLLPQGVLDEFTTLVLVNAIYFKGLWDRAFKQSSTKEMDFYETSQISRKVEMMFQKGRFRINRCDDLKVTALILPYKGNNVAMAILLPDDIEGLTFLEAALTPEKLKPLLFNTAAEHNVSLYLPKFKLEQGTTLKGILRKMGMQQAFKDTADLTGISAYDDLKVSEVVHKAFVEVNEEGTEAAAASGAVIRQKRCLMVCEEEIFKADHPFMFSIISVEPSEVLFIGSLRRP, from the coding sequence ATGGCCTGTATCCCAACGACACCGTTACTAAATTTCGCCCTGGACATCTACAAGCACATTCAAGTTGAGCACGCCAGTGAAAGCGGGAACGTCTTCTGCTCCCCATTCAGCATAGCAGCGGCGCTTGCCATGACAGTTGCGGGCGCACGGGGTAATACGGCTGACGAGATCATGTCAGCCATGCGGGTGGAGAGTGGTTTTCCGCTCCACAAGCATTTCTCGCAACTTCGAGACTGCTTCAAAAAGTTTACTCCAGACACCACACTCCACATCGCCAACCGAATTTTCCTGGAAGAAACATTCGATCCAGTCCAAGATTTCTGCAAGCTTCTCAAGGACTTCTACGACACCACAACCGTATCCGTCAATTTCCGAAGCGACGTAGAAGGATCCAGGAAGCAAATAAACCTTTGGGTCGATGAGGCGACAGAAGGCAAAATAAGGGACCTTCTTCCGCAAGGAGTACTGGATGAATTCACAACCCTGGTACTTGTGAACGCCATTTATTTCAAGGGTCTTTGGGATCGAGCATTTAAGCAGAGTTCCACCAAAGAAATGGATTTCTATGAAACCTCTCAAATTTCACGTAAAGTCGAGATGATGTTTCAGAAAGGAAGGTTCCGGATCAATCGCTGTGATGACTTGAAAGTTACCGCCTTAATTTTGCCCTACAAGGGTAATAACGTGGCTATGGCTATATTGCTTCCGGACGATATTGAGGGTCTGACGTTCCTTGAAGCTGCACTGACGCCAGAGAAATTGAAGCCCCTCCTCTTCAACACTGCAGCCGAACATAACGTTTCCTTGTACCTGCCTAAGTTCAAGTTGGAACAGGGAACAACATTGAAGGGCATACTACGTAAGATGGGAATGCAGCAAGCGTTCAAGGATACGGCTGACCTGACAGGAATCAGCGCTTACGATGATCTCAAGGTTTCCGAAGTTGTACACAAGGCTTTTGTGGAAGTTAACGAGGAAGGAACCGAAGCTGCGGCTGCATCGGGGGCTGTAATTCGACAGAAGCGTTGCCTGATGGTATGCGAAGAGGAGATTTTTAAAGCGGATCATCCGTTCATGTTTTCTATTATATCGGTTGAACCGAGTGAAGTCCTTTTCATAGGATCCTTGAGACGTCCCTGA